In Amaranthus tricolor cultivar Red isolate AtriRed21 chromosome 3, ASM2621246v1, whole genome shotgun sequence, a single window of DNA contains:
- the LOC130807341 gene encoding protein DNA-DAMAGE INDUCIBLE 1-like isoform X2, with product MKITVMTSGEQIITLDVDPDEAIENVKALLEVESGVTLQQQQLLYNGKEMRNHEKLSALGVSDGDLIMMLSNANSLSSPSSNDLGLNPEGSAVNPTAFQQHIQRDSNLMAQLYQSDPELAHAISGNDLNKLQDILRQRHRQRAELRQREQEELALHYADPFDIEAQKKIEAAIRQKGVDENWATALEYNPEAFARVVMLYVDMEVNGVPLKAFVDSGAQSTIISKSCAERCGLLRLLDERYKGIAHGVGQTEILGRIHVAPIKIGNVFYPCSFTVLDSDNMEFLFGLDMLRKHQCIIDLKESVLRVGGGEVSVPFLSEKDIPSRFLDEERYSKQASGSGAQVSSGSKGSIDVPTGSHFSGGAGGNPGQGSDFDAKVARLVELGFERNDVIQALKLFNGNEDQAAGFLFG from the exons ATGAAGATTACTGTTATGACTTCTGGTGAGCAGATCATCACTTTAGACGTCGACCCTGATGAAGCT ATCGAAAATGTCAAAGCTTTGCTTGAAGTCGAG AGTGGGGTGACTCTGCAGCAGCAACAATTGCTGTACAATGGCAAGGAGATGAGGAATCATGAAAAGTTGAGTGCACTCGGTGTTTCCGATGGAGATTTGATTATGATGCTTTCTAATGCCAATTCGCTTTCCAG TCCATCTTCTAATGACCTGGGCCTCAATCCAGAGGGATCTGCTGTTAACCCTACTGCTTTTCAACAGCACATTCAGCGTGATTCTAATCTGATGGCTCAGCTATATCAg AGTGATCCGGAATTGGCACATGCAATATCTGGGAATGATCTGAACAAACTTCAGGATATTTTGCGGCAACGCCATCGTCAAAGAGCCGAGTTGAGACAAAGGGAACAGGAGGAGCTG gcATTGCATTATGCGGACCCTTTCGACATTGAAGCACAAAAGAAAATTGAAGCAGCCATTCGTCAG AAAGGAGTTGACGAGAACTGGGCTACTGCTCTTGAATATAACCCTGAAGCTTTTGCTAGAGTG GTTATGTTGTATGTGGATATGGAAGTAAATGGTGTTCCATTGAAG GCATTTGTTGATAGTGGAGCCCAATCAACAATTATATCTAAGAGTTGTGCTGAGCGGTGTGG ACTGCTGAGGCTGTTAGATGAACGATATAAAGGCATTGCTCACGGAGTTGGTCAGACGGAGATATTGGGTCGGATACATGTAGCTCCTATCAAG ATTGGGAATGTGTTTTACCCTTGTTCCTTTACAGTCCTAGATTCAGACAACATGGAATTTCTCTTTGGTTTGGATATGCTTCGTAAACATCAG TGCATAATTGATTTGAAGGAGAGTGTATTAAGAGTTGGTGGGGGAGAGGTTTCCGTGCCATTTTTGTCTG AAAAGGACATCCCTTCTCGTTTTCTGGATGAAGAGAGGTATTCAAAGCAAGCTTCTGGTTCAGGAGCTCAG GTTTCTTCTGGAAGCAAAGGCAGTATAGATGTCCCGACCGGAAGTCATTTTTCCG GAGGTGCTGGCGGGAACCCTGGTCAG GGTTCTGATTTTGATGCCAAAGTTGCAAGGCTTGTTGAGCTAGGATTTGAAAGGAACGATGTCATACAAGCCCTCAAGCTTTTCAATGGCAATGAAGATCAAGCTGCTGGGTTTCTCTTTGGATGA
- the LOC130807342 gene encoding uncharacterized protein LOC130807342: MKERGKWEILYVENKQSDEAWKVHYPGVETVFFPEGNFDHSPMIVQFFKQILRTAHFKFCNFWATKNTFLNVVKGVWATDLTGYRSYQVNVCLYLLRKALKENFHKFPIQVRLEEAEGNLQWLRISYKRTQETLLLQMKCRVLSLSKQQRRIMLRMFSRSLESNGSSLEMRTPKSQTHNALEIQQAFTSFYSDLLCHLKSDRKKINMNIIHAGLILSNATRSQLDLSFSKQDIKRAMWSIPDDKAPGMDGYNSRFYKAA; encoded by the exons ATGAAAGAAAGGGGCAAGTG GGAGATTTTATATGTGGAAAACAAGCAAAGTGATGAAGCTTGGAAGGTGCATTACCCTGGAGTTGAAACTGTTTTCTTTCCTGAGGGAAATTTTGACCATTCTCCTATGATTGTTCAATTTTTCAAGCAAATTCTAAGAACAGCTCATTTCAAGTTCTGTAACTTCTGGGCTACTAAAAACACGTTCCTTAATGTTGTCAAGGGTGTCTGGGCTACTGATCTTACTGGATATAGAAGCTATCAAGTAAATGTTTGTTTATATCTGTTGAGGAAGGCATTGAAGGAAAACTTCCACAAGTTTCCTATCCAAGTTAGGCTTGAGGAGGCTGAAGGAAACTTACAATGGCTCAGAATTTCTTACAAGAGAACCCAAGAGACCCTGCTCTTACAGATGAAGTGCAGGGTGCTCTCACTCTCAAAACAGCAAAGAAGGATTATGCTTCGTATGTTCAGCAGATCTCTAGAATCAAATGGCTCAAGTTTGGAGATGAGAACACCAAAGTCTCAGACACACAACGCATTAGAAATTCAGCAAGCTTTTACTTCCTTTTATTCTGACTTGCTATGTCATCTTAAGAGTGACAGGaagaaaatcaacatgaatattATTCATGCTGGCCTTATTTTGTCTAATGCTACGCGATCTCAACTAGATTTATCATTTAGTAAGCAGGATATTAAGAGGGCTATGTGGAGTATACCTGATGACAAGGCCCCTGGCATGGATGGCTATAATAGTCGATTCTATAAAGCGGCTTGA
- the LOC130807341 gene encoding protein DNA-DAMAGE INDUCIBLE 1-like isoform X1, whose amino-acid sequence MKITVMTSGEQIITLDVDPDEAIENVKALLEVESGVTLQQQQLLYNGKEMRNHEKLSALGVSDGDLIMMLSNANSLSSSPSSNDLGLNPEGSAVNPTAFQQHIQRDSNLMAQLYQSDPELAHAISGNDLNKLQDILRQRHRQRAELRQREQEELALHYADPFDIEAQKKIEAAIRQKGVDENWATALEYNPEAFARVVMLYVDMEVNGVPLKAFVDSGAQSTIISKSCAERCGLLRLLDERYKGIAHGVGQTEILGRIHVAPIKIGNVFYPCSFTVLDSDNMEFLFGLDMLRKHQCIIDLKESVLRVGGGEVSVPFLSEKDIPSRFLDEERYSKQASGSGAQVSSGSKGSIDVPTGSHFSGGAGGNPGQGSDFDAKVARLVELGFERNDVIQALKLFNGNEDQAAGFLFG is encoded by the exons ATGAAGATTACTGTTATGACTTCTGGTGAGCAGATCATCACTTTAGACGTCGACCCTGATGAAGCT ATCGAAAATGTCAAAGCTTTGCTTGAAGTCGAG AGTGGGGTGACTCTGCAGCAGCAACAATTGCTGTACAATGGCAAGGAGATGAGGAATCATGAAAAGTTGAGTGCACTCGGTGTTTCCGATGGAGATTTGATTATGATGCTTTCTAATGCCAATTCGCTTTCCAG CAGTCCATCTTCTAATGACCTGGGCCTCAATCCAGAGGGATCTGCTGTTAACCCTACTGCTTTTCAACAGCACATTCAGCGTGATTCTAATCTGATGGCTCAGCTATATCAg AGTGATCCGGAATTGGCACATGCAATATCTGGGAATGATCTGAACAAACTTCAGGATATTTTGCGGCAACGCCATCGTCAAAGAGCCGAGTTGAGACAAAGGGAACAGGAGGAGCTG gcATTGCATTATGCGGACCCTTTCGACATTGAAGCACAAAAGAAAATTGAAGCAGCCATTCGTCAG AAAGGAGTTGACGAGAACTGGGCTACTGCTCTTGAATATAACCCTGAAGCTTTTGCTAGAGTG GTTATGTTGTATGTGGATATGGAAGTAAATGGTGTTCCATTGAAG GCATTTGTTGATAGTGGAGCCCAATCAACAATTATATCTAAGAGTTGTGCTGAGCGGTGTGG ACTGCTGAGGCTGTTAGATGAACGATATAAAGGCATTGCTCACGGAGTTGGTCAGACGGAGATATTGGGTCGGATACATGTAGCTCCTATCAAG ATTGGGAATGTGTTTTACCCTTGTTCCTTTACAGTCCTAGATTCAGACAACATGGAATTTCTCTTTGGTTTGGATATGCTTCGTAAACATCAG TGCATAATTGATTTGAAGGAGAGTGTATTAAGAGTTGGTGGGGGAGAGGTTTCCGTGCCATTTTTGTCTG AAAAGGACATCCCTTCTCGTTTTCTGGATGAAGAGAGGTATTCAAAGCAAGCTTCTGGTTCAGGAGCTCAG GTTTCTTCTGGAAGCAAAGGCAGTATAGATGTCCCGACCGGAAGTCATTTTTCCG GAGGTGCTGGCGGGAACCCTGGTCAG GGTTCTGATTTTGATGCCAAAGTTGCAAGGCTTGTTGAGCTAGGATTTGAAAGGAACGATGTCATACAAGCCCTCAAGCTTTTCAATGGCAATGAAGATCAAGCTGCTGGGTTTCTCTTTGGATGA